In Takifugu flavidus isolate HTHZ2018 chromosome 5, ASM371156v2, whole genome shotgun sequence, the following proteins share a genomic window:
- the trpm6 gene encoding LOW QUALITY PROTEIN: transient receptor potential cation channel subfamily M member 6 (The sequence of the model RefSeq protein was modified relative to this genomic sequence to represent the inferred CDS: inserted 1 base in 1 codon), translating into MSFSEKSGRCWTQETFFKRDCVKFIPSSRDLHRCDPVCQVCQNLIRCCCGRLMGEHTWGGFLPPLSLSPGLEEAETWSTELHTKASPTDAFGTIDFEDTATRVCRAKYIRVAADTKAEMLLQLMLKEWQMERPKLLLSVQGGSENFTLPPKVMQAFSRGLMAAALSTGAWILTEGISTGVSKYVGEAVRTFGSHSLRSRNTVGITPWGVIDSNTDLIGRDVFKPYQPLANPLSKRACLNGFHSHFLLVDDGTVGKHGCQQGLRKSLEKHIQQQKIHPRLKLGVPVVCVVVEGGPNIVSTVLDCVQSVPPVPVFVFEGSGRAADLLAFLHKHTATDRQLHADFTHDLLIRVQSAFGVESSEASELCGLLQQCMDHRQLITVYDSESEDLGLPDAAILTSALKGTTAGPAEQLSMTLAWNRADLAQKHILVSGQHWKVGSLEQALLDALVMDRVGFVKLLIDNGMTMSRFLTVNRLEELYNTPQSGGQTDRFLRHLVEDVKQTSLPEGYRLSIIDVGLVMEYLMGGAYCSTYTRKPFRAVYSRLQKKKGRRESWTAVSKQRHGLVLDSSRSHLHFFRTAQPYKPQQQAFPTVSRRQDTMSTGPCEAPPLVAFNFNDLFVWAVLQQRQQMALFLWPRGEEALARATAACQLYRSMAFEARRSSMDDSTAERLRTCSLEFGQLAVDLLDVAFHQNEQMAMKLLTSEMEAWSHFTCLQMAVSSCHRPFVSHSCTQTLLTDLWSGPLNMRKNSSLKIILSLILPPAILLLEFKSKAEMCHVPQSYETMLFGLDPAKSESSPERADQMAGQDSERGPVPLQESPAPGSLNPSWTTWNSLSWMKRLLEFYTAPVVKFWFHTMFYLGFLMLFSYVVLVKMEEQPSAQEWLLISYMVSTALEKTREVLMSEPRKLSHKLKVWFSEYWNVSDFLAILLFLAGLALRWHPEPYRTAGRISYCLDLIFWFIRSMDLLAVNQHAGPYLTIITKMTRNMFFIVVMMAIVLLSFGVSRKAILSPNSEPSWSLARDVVFQPYWMIYGEVYASEMDVCDGVQHCPPAAFLSPLLQAVYMFLQYIIMVNILIAFVNNIYFDMAATSNKLWKYNRYRYIMTYQDRPWLPPPMVLLSHVVLLLRTICRRCRGAAEGEEGGTGLKLFLGCEDRKLLHEFEEKCVEAYFQEKSNDASSNQMNRIRTTAERVEEMNVMVEEVSEKVNFIQDSLLELDSQLGHLQDLSALAVDTLTMLSASDSQLQEEVRLAQCQPPAVPWHVHPHSWTQSHRDGLTLQPVTACRSSPPSLLKNFSVIGRRRASPERHSDPKGGRVGRPEEEGWASVQGSAAADQTSCEPWDLSSWNQDSSHAKLWTCDPNLLPNPEEISMEEEEEEEDEDGLTHERLTNVEGCAGAVLSTPCGGSGNPAFVPEDNAARCHSRISSQWRQAGTLSKWGGCYEDXPYGHCRSLSSSMENITFSSTQSPKRTFRDEASLQCSRSRDWSEPYDFAQVSGRGRGHNRKTVKIQESKMPDAFWRRRATGEAKCWSASASLSQLYLEPLDIMQKTAFSHQDVWSPPHSEWKSWVTSMSRRSSLQGGAAPEVKGSWFQSSETLYPHYSAVERNNLMRLATSIPFTPVSILGGEEVSIYSLEELPSDGDVGSTSISSWASRGLSAILQPLSSAEGSLDGGLRQGCRVLCTWAEQDVLRPGLVYVVKAFRPEVLGVWQQYFHGSTSLQLCLREIQQQRAAQKLMQVFNRIRPRDLCPSPSFLDVSLLLCPSSGHWFTIERNMCGEFRKYNNNSGEEIAPCCSLEELLLAFSHWTFEYSHRELLVLDIQGVGEALTDPTVIMAQEKRGEMLFGPDNLGDVAIKGFLQRHCCRTSCSRLGLTGLRKNLDRCEETAAGTSTSV; encoded by the exons ATGAGCTTCAGCGAGAAG TCAGGGCGGTGCTGGACCCAGGAGACCTTCTTCAAGAGGGACTGTGTGAAGTTCATCCCCTCCTCCCGAGACCTTCACAG aTGCGACCCTGTTTGCCAAGTGTGCCAGAACCTGATCAG ATGTTGCTGTGGTCGGCTCATGGGGGAGCACACCTGGGGAGGCTTCCTTCcacccctgtctctctctcctggtctggaggaggctgagaCCTGGTCCACAGAGCTCCACACCAAAGCCAGCCCCACTGATGCTTTTGGCACCATCGATTTTGAGGACACTGCTACGCGAGTGTGCCGGGCCAAG TATATTCGTGTGGCGGCGGACACAAAAGCTGAGATGTTGCTCCAACTGATGCTGAAGGAGTGGCAGATGGAGCGGCCCAAGTTACTGCTGAGTGTTCAGGGAGGTTCAGAAAACTTCACCCTGCCCCCTAAAGTGATGCAGGCCTTCAGCAGGGGGCTGATGGCGGCTGCCCTCAGCACAGGGGCCTGGATCCTCACCGAAGGCATCAGTACAG GTGTCTCCAAATATGTGGGTGAGGCAGTAAGAACCTTTGGCAGCCACAGCCTGAGGAGCAGGAACACCGTTGGCATCACACCGTGGGGAGTCATCGACAGTAACACCGACCTTATCGGAAGAGAT GTATTCAAGCCCTACCAACCACTTGCTAACCCCCTGAGCAAGAGGGCCTGTCTGAATGGCTTCcactcccacttcctgttggtggACGATGGAACAGTGGGAAAACATGGATGCCAACAAGGCCTCAGGAAGAGCCTGGAGAAgcacatccagcagcagaagatACACCcac GGCTGAAGCTGGGGGTgccagtggtgtgtgtggtggtggaggggggaccTAACATCGTGTCTACGGTGCTGGACTGTGTTCAGAGTGTTCCCCcagttcctgtgtttgtgtttgagggGTCCGGCAGGGCGGCTGACCTGCTCGCTTtcttacacaaacacacggctACAGACAG GCAGCTACATGCAGACTTCACACATGACCTCCTCATCAGGGTCCAAAGTGCTTTTGGTGTGGAGAGCTCAGAAGCCTCTGAGCTGTGTGGTCTCCTGCAGCAGTGTATGGATCACAGGCAGTTg ATAACTGTCTATGACTCTGAATCGGAGGACCTGGGTTTGCCTGATGCAGCTATTCTGACAAGTGCTCTGAAGG GCACCACAGCTGGTCCTGCAGAACAGCTGAGCATGACGCTGGCCTGGAACCGAGCCGATCTCGCTCAGAAACACATCCTGGTGTCTGGACAGCACTGGAAG GTTGGTTCTTTGGAGCAGGCTCTGCTGGACGCTCTGGTGATGGACCGGGTCGGTTTTGTGAAGCTGCTGATTGATAACGGCATGACCATGAGCCGTTTCCTGACTGTCAACCGTCTCGAGGAGCTTTATAACACT CCCCAGTCGGGGGGGCAGACGGACCGCTTCCTCCGCCACCTCGTTGAAGATGTGAAACAG ACGTCTCTGCCTGAAGGGTACCGTCTGTCCATCATCGATGTGGGCCTGGTGATGGAGTACCTGATGGGAGGAGCCTACTGCAGCACCTACACACGGAAGCCCTTCAGGGCTGTTTACAGCCGCCTGCAGAAGAAG AAGGGGAGACGGGAAAGCTGGACTGCTGTGTCAAAGCAGCGACACGGATTGGTTCTGGACTCCAGCAGGAGTCACCTGCATTTCTTTAGGACGGCACAGCCCTACAAACCCCAG CAACAGGCCTTCCCAACGGTCAGCAGACGTCAGGACACGATGAGCACTGGCCCCTGCGAGGCCCCCCCGCTGGTCGCCTTCAATTTCAACGACCTGTTTGTGTGGGCCGTGCTCCAGCAGcgccagcagatggcgctgttCTTGTGGCCACGCGGTGAAGAGGCACTCGCCCGAGCCACAGCAGCCTGTCAACTCTACCGCTCCATGGCCTTTGAAGCCCGGCGGAGCAGCATGGACGACAGCACCGCGGAGCGACTCAGGACGTGCTccct TGAGTTTGGACAGCTGGCCGTGGACCTGCTGGATGTGGCCTTCCACCAGAACGAGCAGAtggccatgaagctgttgaccTCCGAGATGGAGGCGTGGAGCCACTTCACGTGTCTGCAGATGGCCGTCTCCTCGTGCCACCGGCCGTTCGTCTCACACTCCTGCACCCAGACCCTGCTCACGGACCTGTGGTCGGGTCCACTCAACATGAGGAAGAACTCTTCTCTGAAG ATCATCCTCAGCCTCATCCTGCCTCCTgccatcctgctgctggagtttAAGAGCAAGGCTGAGATGTGTCACGTGCCCCAGTCCTACGAGACAATGCTGTTTGGACTTGACCCGGCCAAGTCAGAATCATCCCCGGAGCGAGCGGATCAGATG GCGGGTCAGGATTCAGAACGAGGCCCCGTCCCCCTCCAAGAAAGTCCTGCTCCTGGGTCACTAAATCCGTCCTGGACCACTTGGAATTCTTTGTCCTGGATGAAAAGACTTTTGGAATTCTACACAGCACCAGTTGTCAAATTCTGGTTTCACACA atGTTCTACCTGGGTTTCCTGATGCTCTTCTCCTATGTGGTGCTGGtaaagatggaggagcagcCAAGTGCTCAGGAATGGCTGCTTATATCGTACATGGTGTCCACAGCGCTGGAGAAGACCAGAGAG GTTCTAATGTCTGAGCCGAGGAAACTGAGCCACAAGCTGAAGGTTTGGTTCTCTGAGTATTGGAACGTTTCAGACTTCCTGGCCATCCTTCTCTTTCTGGCTGGACTGGCCTTGCGCTGGCATCCCGAGCCCTACCGGACAGCAGGGCGGATCAGCTACTGTCTGGATCTCATCTTCTGGTTCATCAGGTCCATGGATCTGTTGGCTGTCAACCAGCATGCTGGGCCTTacctcaccatcatcacaaaGATG ACCCGTAACATGTTCTTCATCGTGGTGATGATGGCCATAGTGCTGCTGAGCTTTGGCGTGTCCAGAAAGGCCATCCTGTCCCCGAACTCAGAGCCCTCCTGGAGTCTGGCTCGGGACGTGGTCTTCCAGCCTTACTGGATGATTTATGGTGAGGTCTATGCCTCAGAGATGGACG TGTGTGACGGTGTGCAACACTGCCCCCCAGCggccttcctctcccccctccttcaggCTGTCTATATGTTTCTTCAGTACATCATCATGGTCAATATTCTGATTGCATTTGTCAA CAACATCTACTTTGACATGGCCGCTACATCCAACAAGCTGTGGAAGTACAACCGCTACCGCTACATCATGACCTACCAGGACCGGCCCTGGCTGCCTCCTCCCATGGTCCTCCTCAGCCACGTGGTCCTGCTACTGagaaccatctgcaggaggtgtCGAGGAGCCgctgagggggaggaaggaggcaccggGCTCA AGCTGTTTCTGGGGTGTGAAGATCGAAAACTGCTGCACGAGTTTGAGGAGAAATGTGTTGAAGCGTACTTCCAGGAGAAGAGCAACGACGCTAGCAGCAACCAGATGAACAGGATCAGAACCACAGCCGAGAG GGTTGAAGAGATGAatgtgatggtggaggaggtcTCGGAGAAGGTCAACTTCATTCAGGACAGTTTGTTAGAGTTAGATTCTCAGCTGGGCCACCTCCAAGACCTGTCAGCCCTGGCTGTGGACACCCTGACCATGCTGTCTGCATCGGACAGTCAGCTCCAGGAAGAGGTCCGTCTTGCCCAGTGTCAGCCTCCTGCAGTGCCCTGGCACGTCCACCCCCACAGCTGGACTCAAAGCCACAGAGATGGTCTGACTCTGCAGCCTGTGACGGCCTGTAGAAGTAGCCCACCGTCTCTGCTGAAGAACTTCAGCGTGATTGGGAGGAGGCGTGCATCACCGGAGCGTCATAGCGACCCAAAGGGAGGCAGAGTGGGAAGACCCGAGGAGGAGGGATGGGCCAGCGTGCAGGGG TCTGCCGCTGCTGATCAGACCTCCTGTGAGCCCTGGGACCTGTCCTCCTGGAACCAGGACTCATCGCATGCAAAACTATGGACGTGTGATCCAAATTTGCTTCCAAATCCGGAAGAAATATCaatggaagaagaggaggaggaggaggatgaggatggctTGACACACGAGCGGCTAACTAATGTTGAAGGATGCGCTGGTGCTGTCCTGTCCACACCttgtggtggttctggaaaTCCAGCCTTTGTTCCAGAGGATAATGCAGCACGTTGTCACTCCAGAATTTCCAGCCAATGGAGACAAGCGGGGACGTTATCCAAGTGGGGGGGGTGTTACGAGG ACCCCTACGGCCACTGCAGGTCTCTGTCATCCAGCATGGAGAACATCACTTTCTCCAGCACACAGAGTCCAAAGAGGACTTTCAGAGATGAAGCATCTCTCcagtgcagcaggagcagag attGGTCAGAACCCTATGACTTTGCTCAGGTGAGTGGTAGAGGAAGAGGTCACAACAGGAAGACGGTGAAGATCCAGGAG TCAAAAATGCCTGATGCCTTTTGGAGAAGAAGAGCGACTGGAGAAGCTAAATGTTGGTCTGCTTCAGCCAGCCTCAGCCAGCTCT ATCTTGAGCCACTGGACATCATGCAGAAAACAGCGTTTTCTCATCAG GATGTGTGGAGCCCACCTCATTCAGAATGGAAAAGCTGGGTCACATCTATGAGCCGCAGATCTTC ttTACAAGGCGGGGCTGCTCCTGAAG TAAAAGGTTCCTGGTTCCAGTCTTCGGAGACCCTGTACCCACACTATTCAG CTGTGGAGCGAAACAACCTGATGAGACTGGCCACCAGCATCCCCTTCACTCCCGTCTCCATCCTCG gaggtgaagaggtAAGCATCTACTCGCTAGAGGAGCTTCCCTCTGATGGTGATGTGGGATCCACCAGCATCTCCTCGTGGGCCTCGCGGGGCCTGTCGGCCATACTGCAGCCCCTCTCGAGTGCGGAGGGCTCTCTCGACGGGGGTCTGAGGCAGGGCTGCAGGGTGCTGTGCACATGGGCGGAGCAGGATGTGCTCCGGCCTGGTCTGGTCTACGTGGTCAAAGCCTTCAGGCCGGAGGTGCTTGGTGTCTGGCAGCAGTACTTCCATGGCAGCACGTCACTGCAGCTGTGTTTGAGG GAGATCCAGCAGCAACGAGCGGCCCAGAAACTGATGCAAGTGTTCAACCGGATCAGGCCCagagacctgtgcccctcccccag CTTCCTGGACGTGTCCCTGCTCCTGTGCCCGTCCTCCGGTCACTGGTTCACCATTGAGAGGAACATGTGTGGGGAGTTCCGGAAgtacaacaacaacagcggAGAGGAgatcgccccctgctgctcactGGAGGAACTGCTGCTGGCGTTCTCTCACTGGACCTTTGAGTACTCCCACCGAGAGCTTCTGGTCCTGGATATCCAAG GAGTAGGTGAAGCACTGACCGACCCCACTGTCATCATGGCCCAGGAGAAAAG GGGGGAGATGCTCTTCGGTCCCGATAACCTGGGAGATGTTGCCATCAAGGGcttcctgcagagacactgCTGTCGCACCTCCTGCTCCAGACTGGGACTCACAG GTTTACGGAAAAACCTGGACCGCTGTGAGGAAACGGCAGCCGGAACATCGACGAGTGTGTGA